A DNA window from Vigna angularis cultivar LongXiaoDou No.4 chromosome 1, ASM1680809v1, whole genome shotgun sequence contains the following coding sequences:
- the LOC108333784 gene encoding cell division cycle 20.2, cofactor of APC complex-like, with product MQVCRLEWNRHHKEVLSGHGFSTSAHHNQLCLWRYPSMTKVRALERHTSRVLDICQSPDGLIVVSTGVDETLRFWNVFGPPVSNNYETDLDNLLSLKVSPIR from the exons ATGCAGGTTTGCAGATTAGAATGGAATAGACATCATAAGGAGGTATTAAGTGGTCATGGATTCAGCACAAGTGCACATCACAATCAACTTTGTTTGTGGAGATATCCATCTATGACTAAAGTGCGTGCCTTGGAACGTCACACTTCTAGAGTACTTGATATATGTCAG AGTCCAGATGGTTTAATAGTTGTGTCAACTGGAGTAGATGAAACTCTTCGCTTTTGGAATGTATTTGGGCCACCTGTAAGTAATAACTATGAGACAGATCTGGATAACCTTTTGTCTCTCAAGGTTTCTCCAATAAGGTGA